A portion of the Alphaproteobacteria bacterium genome contains these proteins:
- a CDS encoding DUF502 domain-containing protein, producing the protein MRQDRRRYGILSKIRSYFFAGVLVTMPLTVTLALAWWLVGAVDDHIVPLIPQGWNPDTYFKDVLGISIGLPGLGLLILLVFITLIGALTAGFLGRMVVNFGEQILARMPVIRTVYSAIKQIMETVFKDKSTAFRQAVLVEYPRRGVWTIGFLTGTTEGEVQNLILEDVVNVYIPTTPNPTSGFLLYVPREDIQILHMTVEEAVKMVISIGLVTPPDRRSESEKSMPVVSAGRYENIESLQSKVDRRELLNQIED; encoded by the coding sequence ATGCGTCAGGACAGACGTCGCTACGGCATTCTTTCGAAAATTCGCAGCTATTTTTTCGCGGGCGTTCTCGTCACAATGCCGCTGACGGTAACGCTGGCGCTGGCATGGTGGCTGGTCGGCGCCGTGGACGATCATATCGTTCCACTGATTCCGCAAGGCTGGAATCCGGATACCTACTTTAAGGACGTGTTGGGTATCAGTATCGGGCTGCCTGGCCTTGGCTTGCTGATCCTGCTGGTTTTTATAACCCTGATCGGCGCCCTGACCGCGGGATTCCTGGGGCGCATGGTCGTCAATTTTGGCGAACAGATACTGGCCCGGATGCCCGTCATCCGCACGGTATACAGCGCCATCAAACAGATCATGGAAACGGTGTTCAAGGACAAGTCCACCGCGTTCCGGCAGGCGGTTCTCGTCGAGTATCCGCGACGCGGCGTCTGGACAATCGGGTTCCTGACGGGGACGACCGAAGGCGAGGTCCAGAACCTCATCCTGGAAGATGTGGTCAACGTCTACATTCCGACGACTCCCAATCCGACCTCCGGTTTTCTTTTGTATGTGCCGCGCGAGGATATCCAGATTCTCCACATGACTGTCGAGGAAGCGGTGAAGATGGTCATCTCCATCGGGCTCGTGACCCCGCCCGACAGGCGCTCGGAAAGCGAAAAATCGATGCCGGTTGTTTCGGCGGGACGCTACGAAAACATCGAGTCGCTTCAAAGCAAGGTGGATCGCCGGGAACTGCTCAACCAGATCGAAGATTGA
- a CDS encoding 3-oxoacyl-[acyl-carrier-protein] synthase III C-terminal domain-containing protein has translation MQSHGSIQPRIRAVTTAVPPIVLDQADVEALGRRIFTARGATFERMRPVYANAGIDTRYSCVDLDWYTREHSWQERSLLYVEHARKLAKMAAGECLDRAGLSPEDIGGIAVVSTTGVATPSLDALLIEDMALRRDISRLPVFGLGCAGGVIGLNRVAELARGQPGKKWLFIVVELCGLTFRRADVSNSNIVATALFGDGVAAMVIDSETDTGPAVICGGEHTWPESLDVMGWQIQDDGFGVLFSRDIPDLVRTVFGDALAGFLRGAGMSLSDFAEIVPHPGGAKVLTALEETMHLPVGSLDCARDVLRGYGNMSAATVFFVLQRSLEKAPHGRRLLSALGPGFTAAFSVLEH, from the coding sequence ATGCAGTCACACGGATCAATTCAACCGCGAATCAGGGCGGTAACCACGGCCGTGCCGCCTATCGTTCTGGATCAGGCGGATGTGGAGGCGCTGGGCCGCAGGATATTTACGGCGCGCGGCGCCACGTTCGAGCGCATGCGTCCCGTCTATGCCAATGCCGGCATCGACACGCGATATTCCTGCGTCGATCTGGACTGGTACACCCGGGAACACAGCTGGCAGGAGCGGAGCCTGCTTTATGTCGAGCATGCCCGAAAACTGGCGAAAATGGCAGCCGGCGAATGCCTGGACCGGGCGGGGCTGTCGCCGGAGGACATTGGCGGCATCGCCGTCGTATCGACAACCGGTGTCGCAACGCCGAGCCTGGATGCCCTGCTGATCGAGGACATGGCCCTGCGCCGGGACATCAGCCGGCTGCCGGTTTTCGGCCTTGGATGCGCCGGCGGAGTCATCGGCCTCAACCGGGTCGCCGAACTCGCCCGCGGGCAGCCGGGAAAAAAATGGCTGTTCATCGTGGTCGAGCTGTGCGGACTGACCTTTCGCCGCGCCGATGTGTCCAACAGCAACATCGTGGCGACCGCACTGTTCGGCGATGGCGTTGCGGCCATGGTTATCGATAGCGAAACCGATACAGGCCCCGCGGTTATCTGCGGCGGCGAGCATACCTGGCCGGAGTCGCTGGATGTCATGGGCTGGCAGATACAGGATGACGGCTTCGGCGTTCTGTTCAGCCGCGACATCCCGGATCTTGTCCGCACGGTATTCGGCGATGCACTGGCCGGCTTTCTGCGCGGTGCCGGCATGTCCCTGTCCGATTTCGCGGAAATCGTTCCCCACCCGGGCGGCGCCAAGGTTCTTACAGCGCTGGAGGAAACCATGCACCTGCCTGTCGGCAGCCTGGACTGTGCCCGGGACGTCCTGCGCGGCTACGGAAACATGTCCGCCGCCACGGTGTTTTTCGTATTGCAGCGCAGCCTGGAAAAAGCGCCGCATGGCCGACGGCTCCTGTCGGCACTCGGACCGGGATTCACGGCCGCGTTTTCGGTGCTGGAGCACTAA
- a CDS encoding isoprenylcysteine carboxylmethyltransferase family protein — translation MSGALGLAQWIVLAVAVQRILELALARRNTVRLLAAGGIEAGAAHYPVIVLFHAAWLVANFIFLPADSAANGLLLAVFCLLQAGRVWVIASLGRYWTTRIITLPGQPLAARGPYRLMRHPNYAIVALEIACLPLIFGAWHIAILFTVANLLILAWRIRVEDRTLAPRRGA, via the coding sequence ATGTCGGGTGCGTTGGGCCTGGCGCAATGGATCGTGCTTGCGGTCGCTGTACAGCGCATTCTTGAACTGGCGCTGGCCCGCCGCAACACCGTCCGGCTGCTGGCCGCCGGCGGTATAGAGGCCGGTGCGGCGCACTATCCGGTAATCGTCCTGTTTCATGCGGCGTGGCTGGTCGCGAACTTCATTTTTCTGCCCGCGGATTCCGCGGCGAACGGGCTACTGCTCGCCGTGTTCTGTCTTCTCCAGGCCGGACGTGTCTGGGTCATCGCGAGTCTCGGGAGATACTGGACGACGCGCATCATTACGCTACCCGGTCAGCCGCTTGCGGCGCGGGGCCCCTACAGGCTGATGCGCCATCCCAACTACGCGATCGTCGCCCTGGAAATTGCCTGTTTGCCCCTGATATTCGGCGCATGGCATATCGCCATTCTCTTTACCGTCGCAAATCTGCTCATCCTGGCGTGGCGCATCCGTGTCGAGGACAGGACTTTGGCGCCGCGGCGCGGGGCGTGA
- a CDS encoding Crp/Fnr family transcriptional regulator has translation MTGEQLNTLAKVGLFKDLPESTRQALEKRCRWRNYSAHEQIIDRQSDTQDVYFIVHGRVRVVNYSMSGREIAFDEIESGSYFGELAAIDGEPRSANIVALEATTVAILSSEAFRAALQENPELALQLMLRMSSIIRASTERIMDLSTLGANNRIYAEILRLAKSDVRDDNTAVITPVPIHGDIASRVSTTRETVARVLSELSRLNLVKRERDRLVILDLEHLTEMVEQFQVE, from the coding sequence ATGACCGGCGAGCAGTTGAACACACTAGCAAAAGTCGGCTTGTTCAAAGACCTGCCCGAATCGACGCGTCAGGCACTGGAAAAGCGTTGCCGATGGCGAAACTATAGTGCGCATGAACAGATTATCGACCGACAAAGTGATACCCAGGATGTTTATTTCATCGTCCATGGCCGTGTACGGGTGGTCAATTATTCCATGTCCGGCCGCGAAATTGCGTTCGACGAGATAGAGTCCGGTTCGTATTTCGGTGAACTTGCCGCCATCGATGGCGAACCCCGTTCGGCGAACATTGTCGCCCTGGAAGCGACAACCGTGGCGATCCTGTCGAGCGAGGCATTCCGGGCGGCGCTGCAGGAAAACCCCGAACTGGCGCTGCAACTGATGTTGCGCATGTCCAGTATTATCCGGGCTTCGACGGAACGGATCATGGATCTGAGCACGCTGGGCGCGAATAACCGGATCTATGCCGAAATACTCAGACTGGCGAAAAGCGATGTCCGCGACGACAATACCGCGGTTATCACGCCGGTACCGATTCACGGCGATATCGCCAGCCGTGTCAGCACCACCCGCGAAACCGTTGCCCGCGTGTTGAGCGAATTATCCCGGCTTAATCTGGTCAAGCGGGAACGGGACAGGCTAGTCATTCTGGATCTTGAGCATCTCACGGAAATGGTCGAACAGTTTCAGGTCGAATAA
- a CDS encoding mandelate racemase/muconate lactonizing enzyme family protein encodes MKIKEVRTTFLELPFKVMPSLQAGFNRPRQILVVEIETESGLVGMGYQLYLREGFRTTAAAIAELITPRILGRDATQVEGIWRDIWRSTFADGRGGAPLLGLSIIDVALWDLVGQKAGMPLHRLWGNFRTEVPVYGSGCWRGMGGEGMAEKAKRFVSEGYKAIKMQVGHIWTDAQDVANVKMVRDAVGPEIDIMVDVNMAWTADKAILMGRKLEEYEIYWLEEPVIPDDFAGYARIADKLDLRVVGGESHFTRFDLKPFFENPNLPILQPDVVRGGLTDMRKTAAIADTWGMTIAPHLYPELMIHVAASIPNALILENMEFMDDLWVDWAAPVNGMITAPETPGHGLRFKPEILKDCTIQ; translated from the coding sequence ATGAAAATCAAGGAAGTACGCACGACTTTCCTGGAGCTGCCGTTCAAGGTGATGCCGTCGCTGCAGGCCGGTTTCAACCGGCCGCGCCAGATTCTGGTGGTCGAGATCGAAACCGAATCGGGCCTCGTCGGCATGGGCTATCAGCTTTACCTGCGCGAAGGATTCCGCACCACGGCCGCGGCCATCGCCGAACTGATCACGCCGCGGATACTGGGCCGCGACGCCACGCAAGTGGAAGGTATCTGGCGCGATATCTGGCGCTCGACCTTCGCCGACGGCCGCGGCGGCGCACCGCTTCTGGGCCTCTCGATTATCGATGTCGCACTCTGGGACCTCGTCGGCCAGAAGGCGGGAATGCCGCTGCATCGTCTCTGGGGCAACTTTCGTACCGAGGTGCCGGTATACGGCTCTGGCTGCTGGCGCGGCATGGGTGGCGAAGGTATGGCGGAAAAAGCAAAGCGTTTCGTTTCGGAGGGTTACAAGGCGATCAAGATGCAGGTCGGCCATATCTGGACCGATGCGCAGGATGTTGCCAACGTGAAAATGGTGCGCGACGCGGTCGGACCGGAAATCGACATCATGGTCGATGTGAACATGGCCTGGACCGCAGACAAGGCGATTCTGATGGGGCGAAAACTGGAAGAGTATGAAATTTACTGGCTGGAAGAGCCGGTAATTCCGGATGATTTTGCGGGCTACGCCCGAATCGCCGATAAGCTGGACCTGCGGGTCGTGGGCGGCGAGAGCCATTTCACCCGATTCGATCTGAAACCGTTCTTCGAAAACCCCAACCTGCCGATCCTGCAGCCGGATGTGGTTCGCGGCGGTCTGACCGACATGCGCAAGACAGCGGCGATTGCCGATACCTGGGGCATGACCATCGCCCCGCACCTGTATCCCGAACTGATGATTCACGTCGCGGCGTCGATTCCAAACGCACTGATTCTCGAGAACATGGAATTCATGGATGACCTATGGGTCGACTGGGCGGCTCCCGTAAACGGCATGATTACGGCGCCGGAAACCCCGGGTCACGGCCTGCGATTCAAGCCGGAAATCCTGAAAGACTGCACGATTCAATAG
- a CDS encoding hydantoinase/oxoprolinase family protein — MAEAQGAARLAVDVGGTFTDVVVEHDGKRTTVKVLTTSHAPEEGVLEGIETALEAAALAMADIGILIHGTTLATNAIIERKGAVTALITTEGFRDVLDIAYETRYDQYDIFLDKIDPLVPRYLRFTVPERLSVNGTVLKPLDESAVEALLAKLDAEGVTSIAVGFLHAYADDRHEQRVREILSARRPAWTVTLSSEVCPEIREYERFTTATANAYVQPLMGRYLTQLNSELDSRGFRGALFMMTSGGGLTTLETAVRFPIRLVESGPAGGAILATGVARATGVDKALSFDMGGTTAKICLIENYTPEAGRSFEVDRQARFQKGSGLPLRIPVIEMVEIGAGGGSIASIDSLQQIAVGPQSAGSDPGPACYGRGGIAPTVTDGDVTLGRIDPASFAGGKVPLYPDRSIAALETTVGGPLGLSGELAGYGVIEMVDENMANAARVHSIERGKVIADHTIIAFGGAAPLHASRLAEKLAIDRVIVPTDAGVGSAVGFLRAPIAYEVVRSRYMTLRDFDAGQANTLLDAMQGEALGVVRSGAGNAALTEKRIAFMRYMGQGHEIVVPLPNRPLTIDDAAMLKQIYDREYEALYGRTIPEGDIEVLTWAMTISTAMADQAPVATAPDVDTPPPSGYRPVFDPVTQTFADIAQYRRDVLAPGMRVAGPAIIAEDETSTFVSASFNARIDASGFIVMERSARSGSTTHKNP; from the coding sequence ATGGCGGAAGCACAGGGAGCGGCGCGGCTGGCGGTGGATGTCGGCGGGACCTTCACCGATGTGGTCGTGGAGCATGATGGAAAACGCACCACGGTGAAAGTGCTGACCACCAGCCATGCACCGGAGGAAGGCGTGCTCGAGGGCATTGAGACAGCCTTGGAGGCCGCGGCGCTGGCGATGGCGGATATCGGCATCCTGATTCACGGCACGACGCTTGCGACCAATGCCATCATTGAGCGCAAGGGCGCGGTCACGGCGCTGATCACGACCGAAGGGTTCCGTGACGTGCTCGATATCGCTTATGAAACCCGTTACGACCAGTACGATATCTTTCTCGACAAGATCGATCCGCTGGTGCCGCGCTACCTGCGCTTTACGGTGCCCGAACGCCTGTCGGTCAATGGTACCGTGCTGAAACCGCTGGACGAATCCGCCGTCGAAGCGCTGTTAGCGAAACTGGACGCCGAAGGCGTGACCAGTATCGCGGTCGGCTTCCTGCATGCCTATGCCGATGACCGCCATGAACAGCGGGTCCGCGAGATATTGTCGGCGCGGCGACCGGCCTGGACCGTTACCCTGTCCTCGGAGGTCTGTCCGGAAATCCGCGAATACGAGCGTTTCACCACCGCCACGGCCAATGCCTATGTCCAACCGCTGATGGGGCGCTACCTGACACAGTTGAATTCGGAACTGGATTCGCGCGGTTTCCGGGGGGCGCTGTTCATGATGACGTCCGGCGGCGGGCTGACGACGCTGGAAACCGCAGTGCGGTTCCCGATCCGGCTGGTCGAATCAGGACCGGCGGGCGGCGCAATTCTGGCGACCGGCGTGGCACGGGCAACCGGTGTCGACAAGGCGCTGTCCTTCGACATGGGCGGCACCACGGCCAAGATCTGCCTGATCGAGAATTATACCCCCGAAGCCGGCCGCAGCTTCGAGGTCGACCGCCAGGCGCGATTCCAGAAAGGCAGCGGGCTGCCGCTACGTATCCCGGTGATCGAGATGGTGGAAATCGGCGCCGGTGGCGGGTCCATAGCCAGCATCGATTCGCTGCAGCAGATCGCGGTCGGACCGCAAAGCGCGGGATCGGACCCGGGGCCCGCCTGCTATGGCCGTGGCGGCATCGCGCCAACCGTGACCGACGGCGACGTGACCCTGGGCAGAATCGACCCGGCGAGCTTCGCCGGCGGTAAAGTGCCCCTGTATCCGGACAGATCGATTGCCGCGCTGGAGACCACGGTCGGCGGCCCCCTGGGCCTCAGCGGCGAATTGGCCGGCTACGGCGTGATCGAGATGGTCGATGAGAACATGGCCAATGCGGCGCGCGTGCATTCCATCGAGCGCGGCAAGGTGATCGCCGACCATACCATCATCGCCTTTGGCGGGGCGGCCCCGCTGCATGCGTCGCGACTGGCGGAAAAGCTGGCCATTGACCGGGTCATCGTGCCGACCGATGCGGGTGTGGGATCGGCGGTCGGGTTTCTGCGGGCCCCCATCGCCTATGAAGTGGTGCGCAGCCGATACATGACCCTGCGCGACTTCGATGCCGGTCAGGCGAATACCCTACTGGATGCGATGCAGGGCGAAGCGCTCGGCGTGGTGCGTTCCGGCGCCGGTAATGCGGCGTTAACGGAAAAGCGGATCGCCTTCATGCGCTATATGGGGCAGGGACATGAAATCGTGGTGCCGCTGCCCAACCGCCCGTTGACGATAGATGATGCCGCCATGCTGAAACAGATTTACGACCGGGAATACGAGGCGCTGTATGGCCGCACGATCCCGGAAGGCGATATCGAGGTGCTGACCTGGGCAATGACCATCAGCACCGCTATGGCCGATCAGGCGCCGGTCGCGACCGCTCCGGATGTCGATACGCCGCCGCCATCCGGCTACCGCCCGGTCTTCGACCCCGTCACCCAGACCTTCGCCGATATCGCGCAATACCGCCGCGACGTCCTGGCGCCCGGCATGCGCGTTGCGGGCCCGGCAATAATCGCTGAAGATGAGACATCCACATTCGTTTCCGCCAGTTTCAACGCGCGGATCGACGCTTCCGGTTTTATCGTAATGGAGCGGAGCGCCCGGAGCGGGAGTACCACACATAAGAATCCTTAG
- a CDS encoding Na+-dependent transporter, whose amino-acid sequence MSILLAPLAWLGRQGTTAVAIVVFLAMATPQVGALMKDFLTEIVVALLCIAFIRVDIGVLRRHLSRPYVVIAATVWTVIGIPFLFGGVCLLFGMREYAPDLFTGLVMQFSASPMMAAPALVLLMGLDATLVLIVLVASTALIPLTAPFFAWLLIGADLSLPPLALGLKLLGILGSATVISVIIRRIAGMDGIRRYGAEIDGINIIVLYIFAAPVMELFLPSLMRDPLTVLWVSLLALALFAAYYVVTFLLFIRAGREQARALGIMTSLRNLGLLIAATGGAVPELSWIYFAASQIPIHLAPALLKRLAARKRAILRDMN is encoded by the coding sequence GTGAGCATTCTTCTCGCACCGCTCGCCTGGCTGGGCCGACAGGGCACAACTGCGGTCGCCATTGTCGTCTTCCTGGCAATGGCGACGCCGCAGGTCGGCGCGCTGATGAAGGATTTCCTGACCGAGATCGTCGTTGCCCTGTTGTGCATCGCCTTTATCAGGGTCGATATCGGCGTGCTGCGGCGGCACCTGAGCCGCCCGTATGTCGTCATCGCGGCTACGGTCTGGACGGTCATCGGCATCCCGTTCCTGTTCGGTGGCGTCTGCCTGCTGTTCGGGATGCGAGAATACGCCCCCGACCTGTTTACAGGGCTTGTCATGCAGTTTTCCGCCTCTCCCATGATGGCGGCGCCGGCGCTGGTATTGCTGATGGGGCTGGATGCGACCCTGGTGCTGATCGTCCTGGTCGCCAGCACCGCCCTGATCCCGCTGACCGCACCCTTCTTTGCATGGCTGCTCATCGGGGCCGACTTGTCCTTACCGCCATTGGCCCTGGGGCTGAAACTGCTGGGGATTCTCGGCAGTGCGACCGTCATATCGGTCATCATCCGGCGGATTGCGGGCATGGACGGGATTCGCCGCTACGGGGCGGAAATCGACGGTATCAACATCATCGTGCTGTATATTTTTGCCGCCCCGGTCATGGAATTGTTCCTGCCATCGCTGATGCGCGACCCGTTGACCGTGTTGTGGGTGTCGCTGCTGGCGCTGGCACTGTTCGCCGCCTATTACGTCGTGACCTTCCTGCTGTTTATCCGGGCGGGACGCGAACAGGCGCGGGCGCTGGGCATCATGACATCACTGCGCAATCTCGGTCTACTGATCGCGGCCACCGGCGGCGCGGTCCCGGAATTGTCCTGGATCTATTTCGCCGCCAGCCAGATTCCCATCCACCTCGCCCCCGCCCTGCTGAAACGGCTCGCGGCGCGAAAGAGAGCCATTCTTCGGGATATGAACTGA
- a CDS encoding metal-dependent hydrolase — protein sequence MDSITQFALGACVGVAVLGRRIGPRRAALTGGLLGTLPDMDVFLRHSDPVDAFVNHRGWSHSLLVHAALTPVLGEIITRFSKALSGERAIAYTAVFLCLATHALLDALTIYGTRLFWPVWNEPVSVGSMFIIDPLYTIPLLVAVGWAMACRSWTPRYGKVLLASLGFTTAYLAWSLIAQQIVTGKANGLLADIGVAPDRLIATPTPFNTVFWRVVGIDGDISFNLDIPVFGHTENPALYTYRRNLGINACSANDDRIARIAEFSHGFYRIMVQDDEVIVADMRMGLTPNYAFRFILGRLEAGKLVPAPTRRIEGRGNLSEDLDWLIANLTGNYTIRPAEAAARTELTHYPVIARLASPSRDC from the coding sequence ATGGACAGCATTACGCAATTTGCCCTGGGAGCCTGCGTTGGCGTTGCCGTGCTCGGCCGCCGGATCGGCCCGAGGCGCGCAGCGTTGACCGGCGGCTTACTCGGCACGCTACCGGATATGGACGTCTTCCTCCGGCACAGCGATCCCGTCGACGCCTTTGTGAATCACCGCGGATGGAGCCATTCGCTCCTCGTCCACGCCGCCCTGACGCCCGTTTTGGGAGAAATCATAACGCGGTTCAGCAAAGCGCTATCCGGCGAACGTGCGATCGCCTATACCGCCGTATTCCTTTGCCTTGCAACGCATGCCCTGCTCGACGCCCTCACGATATATGGAACGCGCCTGTTCTGGCCAGTCTGGAACGAACCTGTCTCTGTGGGATCGATGTTCATCATCGATCCGCTTTACACGATACCGTTGCTCGTTGCCGTGGGCTGGGCGATGGCCTGCCGGTCTTGGACACCACGATACGGCAAAGTGCTCCTCGCCAGCCTCGGCTTCACGACCGCCTATCTGGCCTGGTCTCTGATTGCGCAGCAGATTGTGACCGGCAAAGCAAATGGATTGCTGGCTGATATCGGGGTGGCGCCCGACCGATTGATTGCCACCCCGACACCATTCAACACGGTGTTCTGGCGCGTAGTCGGTATCGACGGGGACATTAGTTTCAATCTCGACATCCCGGTATTCGGCCACACTGAAAATCCAGCATTATATACCTACCGGCGAAATCTGGGAATCAACGCGTGTTCAGCGAATGACGACCGTATCGCCAGGATCGCGGAGTTCAGTCATGGCTTTTACCGGATCATGGTGCAGGACGATGAGGTCATCGTGGCCGACATGCGGATGGGCCTGACACCGAATTATGCATTCCGGTTCATCCTGGGTCGTCTGGAGGCAGGAAAGCTGGTGCCTGCCCCCACCCGACGGATCGAAGGTCGCGGAAACCTCAGCGAGGACCTTGACTGGCTGATCGCGAACCTGACAGGAAATTATACGATCAGACCGGCAGAGGCCGCGGCAAGGACCGAATTGACGCATTACCCTGTCATCGCCAGGCTGGCCAGCCCCTCCCGCGACTGTTGA
- a CDS encoding hydroxyacylglutathione hydrolase C-terminal domain-containing protein: MIVEQIWTGNSYRNFNYLIVCPDTGEAMAVDPLDHEKCLATAKRNGWTITQILNTHEHNDHIGGNDAVVAATGAKILAHHGAQAKIPNMARGLDAGDVIRVGKAVELECLDTPGHTMSHICLMSRTDQPALFCGDTLFNAGAGNCKSGHPHNLYETFAGQLAKLPDNTLIYPGHDYISNNLGFTLDREPDNEKAKKLMDEIEGQDLNDALVSTLALEKEINTFFRLHSPSVIARLREEFPDMPENPDPETVFINLRTLRNSW; this comes from the coding sequence ATGATTGTCGAACAGATATGGACCGGAAATTCGTACCGCAACTTCAACTACCTGATTGTCTGTCCCGACACCGGCGAAGCGATGGCTGTCGATCCGCTGGATCACGAAAAATGCCTGGCGACGGCCAAACGAAACGGCTGGACGATAACGCAGATCCTCAATACCCACGAACATAATGACCATATCGGCGGCAACGACGCGGTGGTCGCGGCGACGGGCGCGAAGATTCTGGCGCATCACGGCGCGCAGGCCAAAATCCCGAACATGGCGCGTGGCCTCGACGCGGGCGACGTGATCAGGGTCGGCAAGGCAGTGGAACTGGAATGCCTCGACACGCCCGGCCATACGATGAGCCATATCTGCCTGATGTCGCGTACCGACCAGCCGGCGCTGTTCTGCGGCGACACGCTGTTCAACGCGGGTGCGGGCAACTGCAAGAGCGGGCATCCGCATAACCTGTATGAAACCTTCGCCGGCCAACTGGCCAAGCTGCCGGACAATACGCTGATCTATCCGGGACATGACTATATCTCGAACAATCTCGGTTTCACCCTCGACCGCGAACCGGACAACGAGAAGGCGAAGAAGCTGATGGACGAGATCGAGGGGCAGGACCTGAACGATGCGCTGGTATCGACCCTGGCGCTGGAGAAGGAAATCAATACCTTCTTCCGTCTGCACAGTCCGAGCGTCATCGCCCGGCTCCGCGAGGAGTTCCCCGACATGCCGGAAAACCCGGACCCGGAAACTGTATTCATCAACCTGCGGACATTGCGTAACAGCTGGTAA
- a CDS encoding DUF547 domain-containing protein has translation MADMKRCLFLFAILISLATSAAAWAAPRAVLWERWADSDDSASLTVDHSLWSGFLATYVIAGDDGINRVRYGRVSDSDRAALERYLTLLSDTPVGRLSRPEQLAFWINLYNALTVRMVLDNYPVDSIRAIRSGIFSSGPWGRALIAVESVEITLDDVEHRILRPLWRDPRLHYALNCASLGCPNLQRQAFTAGNANTLMNMAARDFVNHPRGVQIDGETAIVSSIYDWFASDFGGDMKSIIAHLTQYADADLAAALKRVTEFRYGYDWDLNDAAD, from the coding sequence ATGGCTGATATGAAACGGTGCCTGTTCCTTTTTGCGATTCTGATTTCCCTGGCCACTTCCGCTGCCGCCTGGGCCGCCCCCAGGGCAGTGCTATGGGAGCGCTGGGCCGACTCCGACGATTCCGCCTCCCTGACCGTGGATCACTCCCTCTGGAGCGGGTTTCTGGCGACTTACGTAATCGCCGGCGATGACGGCATCAATCGGGTGCGTTACGGCAGGGTATCGGATTCGGACCGGGCAGCGCTGGAACGCTATCTGACCCTGCTGTCCGATACGCCGGTGGGCCGGTTGAGCCGACCGGAACAACTGGCCTTCTGGATAAACCTTTACAACGCCCTCACTGTGCGGATGGTCCTGGATAACTATCCCGTCGACTCAATTCGCGCAATCCGGTCGGGGATATTCAGTTCCGGTCCCTGGGGGCGCGCGCTGATTGCCGTGGAATCCGTCGAAATCACCCTGGATGATGTCGAACACCGGATACTGCGGCCCCTCTGGCGCGATCCGCGGCTGCATTATGCGCTGAATTGCGCCTCGCTCGGCTGTCCCAACCTGCAGAGGCAGGCGTTCACTGCGGGCAACGCCAATACACTGATGAATATGGCTGCCAGAGACTTCGTGAATCATCCGCGCGGCGTTCAGATAGACGGCGAAACCGCGATCGTATCCAGTATATACGACTGGTTCGCCAGCGACTTCGGCGGCGATATGAAATCAATCATCGCGCATCTGACCCAATATGCGGACGCGGATCTCGCTGCCGCCCTGAAACGGGTGACCGAATTTCGCTACGGGTATGACTGGGATTTGAACGACGCGGCTGATTAG
- a CDS encoding DUF427 domain-containing protein, protein MSDNSHASPGFSKNPGYVIELLRSSRRVRVVFNGATIADSENVLLMREQNHAPVCYFPLPDVALKHLQRTDHATHCPYKGEASYWTVSVAGRTEDNAVWGYETPYDEVADIKGHVAFYRGRMDGWFEDGEPVLGQAH, encoded by the coding sequence ATGTCAGATAATTCTCACGCCAGCCCCGGTTTTTCGAAAAACCCGGGATACGTTATCGAACTGTTGCGGTCATCGCGTCGGGTCCGTGTCGTTTTTAACGGCGCGACGATTGCCGACAGCGAGAATGTCCTGCTGATGCGCGAACAGAACCACGCGCCTGTGTGTTATTTTCCGCTACCCGACGTGGCATTGAAGCACCTGCAACGAACCGATCATGCGACACATTGCCCCTACAAGGGCGAGGCCTCCTACTGGACAGTGTCCGTTGCCGGCAGAACGGAAGATAACGCGGTATGGGGCTACGAAACGCCTTATGATGAAGTCGCTGATATCAAGGGCCATGTCGCGTTCTACCGCGGCCGGATGGACGGATGGTTTGAAGATGGGGAGCCTGTGCTGGGACAGGCGCATTAA